The following proteins are co-located in the Bordetella bronchialis genome:
- a CDS encoding GMC family oxidoreductase, with amino-acid sequence MARTGMPSGGQENGHGKGSGARGAGPAAGGRADALPGTAERLEFDYVIVGAGSAGCLLANRLSADPATRVLLLEAGGPDSWHWIHIPVGYLYCIGNPRTDWCYRTQPDAGLNGRSLGYPRGRVLGGSSSINGMIYMRGQRQDYDGWAAAGNPGWGWDDVLPLFKQTEDYHGEAGPYHGKGGEWRVERQRLSWDLLDAFRKAAAQAGIPSIDDFNRGDNEGCDYFDVNQRRGVRWNAASAFLKPILKRPNLRIVTGARVARLAFEGRRAVGVRFRGESGGEQLARARAEVILCAGAIGSPQLLQVSGIGPGAWLQSRGVPVLHDLPGVGGNLQDHLQLRLIYKVTGAKTLNAIAGTLWGKGMMGLQYLFMKRGPLTMAPSQLGAFARSGPEHGRANVEYHVQPLSLEKFGEPLHAFPAFTASVCNLRPTSRGHVRIASPDPADHPEILCNYLSTDEDRRVAVQSVHLTRRIVAQPALAGYKPEEYRPGPHLQSDEDLARAAGDIGTTIFHPVGTCKMGADPQAVVDARLRVHGIEGLRVIDASIMPTITSGNTNSPTIMIAEKGARMILEDRRASRAGVARSAAPDTVPA; translated from the coding sequence ATGGCCCGCACGGGAATGCCATCCGGCGGCCAGGAAAACGGTCACGGCAAGGGCAGCGGCGCACGGGGCGCCGGCCCTGCCGCTGGCGGCCGCGCCGACGCGCTGCCGGGCACGGCCGAACGGCTGGAATTCGACTACGTCATCGTGGGCGCCGGCTCGGCCGGTTGCCTGCTGGCCAACCGCCTGTCGGCCGATCCGGCCACGCGCGTGCTGCTGCTGGAAGCGGGCGGGCCGGACAGCTGGCACTGGATCCACATCCCGGTGGGCTACCTGTACTGCATCGGCAATCCGCGCACCGACTGGTGCTACCGCACGCAGCCCGATGCCGGCCTGAACGGCCGCTCCCTGGGCTATCCCCGCGGCCGCGTGCTGGGCGGCAGTTCGTCCATCAACGGCATGATCTACATGCGCGGGCAGCGCCAGGATTACGACGGCTGGGCGGCCGCCGGCAATCCCGGCTGGGGCTGGGACGACGTATTGCCCCTGTTCAAGCAGACCGAGGACTATCACGGCGAGGCCGGCCCCTATCACGGCAAGGGCGGCGAATGGCGCGTGGAGCGCCAGCGCCTGTCCTGGGACCTGCTGGACGCCTTTCGCAAGGCCGCCGCGCAGGCCGGCATCCCCTCCATCGACGACTTCAACCGCGGCGACAACGAAGGCTGCGACTACTTCGACGTGAACCAGCGGCGCGGCGTGCGCTGGAACGCGGCAAGCGCCTTTCTCAAGCCTATCCTGAAGCGCCCCAATCTGCGCATCGTTACCGGCGCGCGCGTCGCGCGGCTGGCTTTCGAGGGGCGGCGCGCGGTGGGCGTGCGCTTTCGCGGCGAGTCGGGCGGCGAACAACTGGCGCGCGCCCGCGCGGAAGTCATCCTGTGCGCGGGCGCCATCGGGTCGCCGCAACTGCTGCAGGTATCCGGCATCGGTCCCGGGGCCTGGCTGCAGTCGCGCGGCGTGCCGGTGCTGCACGACCTGCCCGGCGTGGGCGGCAATCTGCAGGACCATCTGCAGCTGCGCCTGATCTACAAGGTCACCGGCGCCAAGACGCTGAACGCCATTGCCGGCACGCTGTGGGGCAAGGGCATGATGGGGCTGCAGTATCTGTTCATGAAACGCGGGCCGCTGACCATGGCGCCGTCGCAGCTGGGCGCCTTCGCGCGGTCCGGGCCGGAACACGGGCGCGCCAATGTGGAATACCACGTGCAGCCCTTGTCGCTGGAAAAATTCGGCGAGCCGCTGCATGCCTTTCCCGCCTTTACCGCGTCCGTGTGCAACCTGCGGCCCACCAGCCGCGGCCATGTGCGCATCGCCAGCCCGGATCCCGCCGACCATCCGGAGATCCTCTGCAACTACCTGTCCACCGATGAAGACCGGCGCGTGGCCGTGCAAAGCGTGCACCTGACGCGGCGCATCGTCGCGCAACCGGCGCTGGCCGGGTACAAGCCGGAGGAATACCGCCCCGGCCCCCACCTGCAAAGCGACGAGGACCTGGCGCGCGCGGCGGGCGATATCGGCACCACCATCTTCCATCCCGTGGGCACCTGCAAAATGGGCGCGGACCCGCAGGCGGTGGTCGATGCGCGACTGCGCGTGCATGGCATAGAGGGCCTGCGCGTGATCGACGCCTCCATCATGCCCACCATCACGTCCGGCAACACCAACTCGCCCACCATCATGATCGCGGAGAAAGGCGCGCGCATGATCCTGGAGGACAGGCGCGCGAGCCGGGCGGGCGTGGCAAGGTCGGCGGCGCCGGACACGGTGCCCGCATAG
- the dapA gene encoding 4-hydroxy-tetrahydrodipicolinate synthase: protein MDTPTLTTEASPLRAAVRAPAFRGIWIPLVTPFRHGEVDLAALRRLVRHYRDAGVHGLVACGSTGEAAALDAAEQLLVLDTVVGEADGLPVAMGLSGNHLGQARDRIRQFGQRPLAGVLASAPAYVRPGQDGLRIWFETLADASAVPLVLYDIPYRTGATLETATLLALAAHPNIVAIKDCGGSLDKTVALIADGRLAVMAGEDLQALATLGLGGTGAIVASAHVRPDLHLAMYDAARTGDWDRARGVFHALAPVIRLLYAHPNPGPVKAVLAALHGCDDVPRAPMTAPGPELRGALAEAIAALPPARK from the coding sequence ATGGATACGCCCACCCTTACCACCGAAGCTTCGCCCCTGCGCGCGGCCGTCCGCGCGCCGGCTTTCCGCGGCATCTGGATCCCGCTGGTTACGCCTTTCCGGCATGGCGAGGTCGACCTGGCCGCCCTGCGCCGCCTGGTCCGCCATTACCGGGATGCCGGCGTGCACGGGCTGGTGGCCTGCGGCAGCACCGGCGAAGCCGCCGCCCTGGACGCCGCCGAACAGCTGCTCGTGCTGGATACCGTCGTGGGTGAAGCGGACGGCCTGCCCGTGGCCATGGGCCTGTCGGGCAATCACCTGGGCCAGGCGAGGGACCGCATCCGCCAGTTCGGCCAGCGGCCGCTGGCCGGCGTGCTGGCGTCCGCGCCCGCCTATGTGCGGCCGGGGCAGGACGGCCTGCGGATCTGGTTCGAGACGCTGGCCGACGCCTCGGCCGTGCCGCTGGTGCTGTACGACATTCCCTATCGCACCGGCGCCACCCTGGAAACGGCGACGCTGCTGGCCCTGGCCGCCCATCCCAACATCGTGGCCATCAAGGATTGCGGCGGATCGCTGGACAAGACCGTCGCGCTGATCGCCGATGGCAGGCTCGCCGTCATGGCGGGCGAGGACTTGCAGGCCCTGGCCACGCTGGGCCTGGGCGGGACCGGCGCCATCGTGGCCTCGGCCCACGTGCGGCCGGACCTGCACCTGGCCATGTACGACGCCGCCCGGACCGGCGACTGGGATCGCGCGCGCGGGGTGTTCCATGCGCTGGCGCCGGTGATCCGCCTGCTGTATGCGCATCCCAACCCGGGCCCGGTGAAGGCGGTGCTGGCGGCGCTGCACGGCTGCGACGATGTGCCGCGCGCGCCCATGACCGCGCCCGGGCCGGAGCTGCGCGGGGCGCTGGCCGAGGCGATCGCGGCCTTGCCCCCGGCACGCAAGTGA
- a CDS encoding GAF domain-containing protein: protein MFSAVPSTAATKAERYAELVEQARGLLAGERDRVANAANFSALVYHSLSELNWAGFYFYDGTELVVGPFQGKPACVRIALDRGVCGAAASQRRTQVVPDVHVFPGHIACDAASRSEIVVPLVRDGELIGVWDVDSPVPARFDEADRAGMEALCQVFLDSLHPRVAPARV, encoded by the coding sequence ATGTTTTCCGCCGTTCCGTCCACCGCCGCCACCAAGGCCGAACGTTATGCAGAGCTCGTCGAGCAGGCCCGCGGCCTGTTGGCCGGCGAGCGCGACCGTGTCGCCAACGCCGCGAACTTCTCCGCGCTGGTGTACCACTCGCTGTCCGAGCTGAACTGGGCGGGCTTTTACTTCTACGACGGCACGGAGCTGGTGGTGGGCCCTTTCCAGGGCAAGCCCGCCTGCGTGCGCATCGCGCTGGACCGCGGCGTATGCGGGGCGGCCGCCAGCCAGCGGCGCACGCAGGTCGTGCCCGACGTCCACGTTTTTCCCGGCCACATCGCCTGCGATGCCGCCTCGCGTTCGGAGATCGTCGTGCCGCTGGTGCGGGACGGCGAGCTGATCGGCGTGTGGGATGTGGACAGCCCGGTGCCGGCGCGCTTCGACGAAGCGGACCGCGCCGGCATGGAAGCGCTGTGCCAGGTATTCCTGGACAGCCTGCACCCCCGGGTCGCGCCCGCCAGGGTATGA
- a CDS encoding PLP-dependent aminotransferase family protein, whose product MDKPFEPDCSFSERALQLTSSAIREILKVTERPDVISFAGGLPAPSGFPVEVVRAAFDKVLVSNGKVALQYGPTEGYSPLRAWVAEDLNRNGAHVTPEQILIVSGSQQALDLLGKVLIDKDSKVMVETPSYLGALQSFSLYQPRYESVASDEGGLIPEALTPANTQGARFLYALPNFQNPTGRTLSRERREALVQQAARLALPLVEDDPYGELRYAGEPQPSLLSLGGEVGANVIRMGSFSKVLAPGLRLGYIAASRKLIDKMVQAKQATDLHTSTLTQMAVYEIVKDGFLAQHLPTVRELYRKQCGYMLDALQREFPAAASWTRPEGGMFIWVTLPEGIDTAELLQAAIEEKVAFVPGQPFYANAPAPRNTLRLSFVTVPEEKIRSGMATLGRLIKARLG is encoded by the coding sequence ATGGACAAGCCTTTCGAACCCGACTGTTCCTTTTCTGAACGTGCCCTGCAGCTGACCAGCTCGGCCATCCGCGAGATCCTCAAGGTCACCGAGCGGCCGGACGTCATCTCCTTCGCCGGCGGCCTGCCGGCCCCCAGCGGGTTCCCGGTGGAAGTCGTCCGCGCGGCGTTCGACAAGGTACTGGTTTCGAATGGCAAGGTGGCCCTGCAATACGGCCCCACCGAGGGCTACAGCCCGCTGCGCGCCTGGGTCGCCGAAGACCTGAACCGCAACGGCGCGCACGTCACGCCCGAACAGATCCTGATCGTCTCGGGCTCGCAGCAGGCCCTGGACCTGCTGGGCAAAGTGCTGATCGACAAGGACAGCAAGGTCATGGTCGAAACGCCCAGCTACCTGGGCGCGCTGCAGTCCTTCAGCCTGTACCAGCCCCGCTACGAATCCGTGGCGTCGGACGAAGGCGGCCTGATCCCCGAAGCCCTGACGCCGGCCAACACCCAGGGCGCGCGCTTCCTGTACGCCCTGCCCAACTTCCAGAACCCCACGGGACGCACGCTGAGCCGCGAGCGCCGCGAAGCCCTGGTGCAGCAGGCGGCCCGTCTGGCGCTGCCGCTCGTAGAGGACGACCCCTACGGCGAACTGCGCTACGCCGGCGAACCGCAGCCCAGCCTGCTGTCGCTGGGCGGCGAAGTGGGCGCCAATGTCATCCGCATGGGTTCGTTTTCCAAGGTGCTGGCGCCCGGCCTGCGCCTGGGCTACATCGCCGCCTCGCGCAAACTGATCGACAAAATGGTGCAGGCCAAGCAGGCCACCGACCTGCACACCTCCACGCTGACGCAGATGGCGGTGTACGAGATCGTCAAGGACGGCTTCCTGGCGCAGCACCTGCCCACCGTGCGCGAGCTCTACCGCAAGCAATGCGGCTACATGCTGGACGCCCTGCAGCGCGAATTCCCGGCCGCCGCGTCCTGGACGCGTCCGGAAGGCGGCATGTTCATCTGGGTGACGCTGCCCGAAGGCATCGATACCGCCGAGCTTCTGCAAGCGGCCATCGAAGAGAAGGTCGCCTTCGTGCCGGGCCAGCCCTTCTACGCAAATGCCCCGGCGCCGCGCAACACGCTGCGGCTGAGCTTCGTGACCGTGCCCGAGGAAAAAATCCGCAGCGGCATGGCGACCCTGGGCCGCCTGATCAAGGCGCGGCTGGGCTGA
- the ubiA gene encoding 4-hydroxybenzoate octaprenyltransferase: MSTQHPGGRIDLNDIEFDDWVAHWLPRSWGPYARLCRLDRPIGTWLTLLPALAALAQAAGGWLDAWRVAVFSLGALLMRGIGCTINDIFDRDIDKHVERTRYRPLTSGQLTLRQALWFLFAQLAVCALLLLAINPMSRWLAVALLPIVVIYPLCKRVTYWPQAVLGVCFNWGMLMAWSDTRNEVPLGAIAVYIGTILWQIGYDTIYAYIDVRDDRRLGLHSTALRFGAAGKAWIAGFYVATVALWAWGGYAIGLGWPYAVGMALIAAHLAWQLKKLDLDRPELGLGLFRANLWVGVMLVAASVLGGLAA; encoded by the coding sequence ATGTCCACGCAGCATCCCGGCGGCCGCATCGACCTGAACGACATCGAGTTCGACGACTGGGTGGCCCATTGGCTGCCCCGGTCGTGGGGGCCGTATGCGCGGCTGTGCCGCCTGGACCGCCCGATCGGCACCTGGCTGACCCTGCTGCCGGCGCTGGCCGCCCTGGCCCAGGCCGCCGGCGGCTGGCTGGATGCCTGGCGCGTGGCGGTGTTCTCGCTGGGGGCGCTGCTGATGCGCGGCATCGGCTGCACCATCAACGATATCTTCGACCGCGATATCGACAAGCATGTCGAACGCACGCGCTACCGCCCGCTGACCAGCGGCCAGCTCACGCTGCGGCAGGCGCTGTGGTTCCTGTTCGCGCAGCTGGCCGTGTGCGCCTTGCTGCTGCTGGCCATCAATCCCATGAGCCGCTGGCTGGCCGTGGCGCTGCTGCCCATCGTGGTCATCTACCCGCTGTGCAAGCGGGTCACGTACTGGCCCCAGGCGGTGCTGGGCGTGTGCTTCAACTGGGGCATGCTGATGGCCTGGTCGGACACCCGCAACGAAGTCCCCCTGGGCGCGATCGCGGTCTACATCGGCACCATCCTGTGGCAGATCGGCTACGACACCATCTATGCCTACATCGACGTACGCGACGATCGCCGGCTGGGCCTGCATTCCACCGCGCTGCGCTTCGGCGCCGCCGGCAAGGCATGGATCGCCGGCTTCTACGTGGCGACCGTGGCGCTGTGGGCCTGGGGCGGATACGCCATCGGCCTGGGCTGGCCCTATGCGGTGGGCATGGCGCTGATCGCCGCGCACCTGGCCTGGCAATTGAAAAAGCTGGATCTGGACCGTCCGGAACTGGGGCTGGGCCTGTTTCGCGCCAACCTGTGGGTGGGCGTCATGCTGGTGGCGGCGTCGGTCCTCGGCGGGCTGGCCGCCTGA
- a CDS encoding DUF1254 domain-containing protein — protein MRPTLRRGIAAAMLLPSLAFAGPAARAAPALDPSQARDIAADAYVYAYPLVLMDVARRVQTNVQSPDTAFGGGAPVNRYTHMSRAADPLLHGLPYPDVDTLWSALWFDVSKEPLLLEVPDARGRYYSITLSDMWSDAFAAPGSRTAQDGLRVYAVVAPDWQGKLPKPAEVLRAPTAAGLLRVRIAYRGIQDLGAAQGFQMALDATPLSRWGKKTVPPDGQFDVALSRRAPAEQVAEMKAQEFFAAFAELAARYPPHAADGPILQRMARLGLAPGQRVDLARLPADVRAAVEAGVLRGQASVRSPIQPRARPGDAWRMPQRRLGSYGTDYTLRARTARAQGATPLPEDEIVLRAGSDSDGRPLDGSFRYEVRFDRGQLPPADAFWSMTLYNDRRELYDNPIGLYAVGTRHPLTPGADGTSTVYVQYAQPAGEQVRNWLPAPQSGRFTLILRLYQPGADAVEGLWTTPAIRRIQ, from the coding sequence GTGCGCCCGACACTCCGGCGCGGCATCGCCGCCGCCATGCTGCTGCCGTCGCTGGCTTTCGCGGGGCCCGCCGCGCGGGCGGCGCCGGCCCTGGATCCCAGCCAGGCGCGCGATATCGCCGCCGACGCCTACGTTTACGCCTACCCCCTGGTGCTGATGGACGTCGCGCGCCGCGTGCAGACCAATGTGCAGTCGCCGGACACGGCTTTCGGTGGCGGCGCGCCGGTCAACCGCTACACGCATATGAGCCGCGCGGCCGATCCGCTGCTGCATGGCCTGCCTTATCCCGACGTCGATACGCTGTGGTCGGCACTGTGGTTCGATGTATCGAAGGAACCCCTGCTGCTCGAAGTCCCCGATGCGCGGGGCCGCTATTACTCGATCACGCTCTCGGACATGTGGAGCGACGCGTTCGCGGCGCCGGGCAGCCGCACCGCGCAGGATGGACTGCGCGTCTACGCCGTGGTGGCGCCCGACTGGCAGGGCAAGCTGCCCAAGCCGGCGGAGGTCCTTCGCGCGCCGACGGCCGCCGGCCTGCTGCGCGTGCGAATCGCCTACCGTGGCATCCAGGACCTGGGCGCGGCGCAGGGCTTTCAGATGGCGCTGGACGCCACGCCCTTGTCGCGCTGGGGCAAGAAGACCGTACCGCCGGACGGCCAGTTCGACGTGGCCCTGTCGCGCCGCGCGCCGGCCGAACAGGTGGCCGAGATGAAGGCCCAGGAATTCTTTGCCGCCTTCGCCGAGCTGGCGGCGCGGTATCCGCCGCATGCGGCCGACGGGCCCATATTGCAGCGCATGGCGCGCCTGGGCCTGGCGCCCGGCCAGCGCGTGGACCTGGCGCGCCTGCCGGCCGATGTGCGGGCCGCCGTGGAGGCCGGGGTACTGCGCGGCCAGGCCAGCGTGCGTTCGCCCATCCAGCCGCGCGCGCGTCCCGGCGACGCCTGGCGCATGCCGCAGCGCCGCCTGGGCAGCTATGGCACCGACTACACCTTGCGGGCGCGCACGGCGCGCGCCCAGGGCGCCACGCCCTTGCCCGAGGACGAGATCGTGCTGCGCGCCGGCAGCGATTCGGATGGCCGGCCGCTGGATGGCAGCTTCCGCTACGAGGTGCGCTTCGATCGCGGACAGTTGCCGCCCGCCGATGCGTTCTGGTCGATGACGCTGTACAACGACCGCCGCGAACTGTACGACAACCCCATCGGCCTGTATGCCGTGGGGACCCGCCACCCCTTGACGCCGGGCGCGGACGGCACTTCCACCGTGTACGTGCAATACGCCCAGCCGGCCGGGGAACAGGTGCGCAACTGGCTGCCCGCGCCGCAGAGCGGCCGCTTTACCTTGATACTGCGGCTTTACCAGCCCGGCGCGGATGCCGTGGAGGGGCTCTGGACGACGCCGGCGATACGGCGCATCCAGTGA
- the panB gene encoding 3-methyl-2-oxobutanoate hydroxymethyltransferase produces the protein MYPTVAGDAQAPRKPITLATLSAMHQRGEKIAMLTCYDASFAALLDQCGVDILLIGDSLGNVVQGQSTTLPVSLEHMVYHTECVARGNKTAWVLADLPWASYHESPAQAYASAARLMAAGAQMVKVEGMDGRTPWMSQIVAFLTERGVPVCAHMGLTPQFVHALGGYRVQGKDEAAAAHLKQQARVMRDAGASMLLYEMIPAALAADITADVNIPTIGIGAGAGCSGQVLVLHDMLNVYPGRKARFVRNFMDGAASIQDAVQAYVRAVKDGSFPAPEHAY, from the coding sequence ATGTATCCGACCGTCGCCGGCGACGCGCAAGCGCCTCGCAAGCCCATCACCCTGGCCACCTTGTCCGCGATGCACCAGCGCGGCGAGAAGATCGCCATGCTTACCTGCTACGACGCCAGCTTCGCCGCGCTCCTGGACCAGTGCGGCGTGGACATCCTGCTGATCGGCGACTCGCTGGGCAATGTGGTGCAGGGCCAGTCGACCACCCTGCCGGTCAGCCTGGAACACATGGTCTATCACACGGAATGCGTGGCGCGCGGCAACAAGACCGCCTGGGTGCTGGCCGACCTGCCCTGGGCCAGTTATCACGAGTCGCCCGCGCAGGCCTATGCCAGCGCGGCCCGGCTGATGGCGGCCGGTGCGCAGATGGTCAAGGTGGAAGGCATGGACGGCCGCACGCCGTGGATGTCCCAGATCGTCGCCTTCCTGACCGAGCGCGGCGTGCCCGTCTGCGCCCATATGGGCCTGACACCGCAGTTCGTGCATGCCCTGGGCGGCTACCGCGTGCAGGGCAAGGACGAGGCGGCCGCCGCGCACCTGAAGCAGCAGGCCCGCGTCATGCGCGATGCCGGCGCCAGCATGCTGCTGTACGAAATGATTCCCGCGGCATTGGCGGCGGACATCACGGCCGACGTCAACATCCCCACCATCGGCATCGGCGCCGGCGCGGGATGCTCGGGCCAGGTGCTGGTGCTGCACGACATGTTGAATGTCTACCCGGGCCGCAAGGCGCGTTTCGTGCGCAACTTCATGGACGGCGCGGCCAGCATCCAGGACGCCGTGCAGGCTTATGTGCGGGCCGTCAAGGACGGCAGCTTCCCGGCGCCGGAACACGCATATTGA